The sequence below is a genomic window from Phoenix dactylifera cultivar Barhee BC4 chromosome 16, palm_55x_up_171113_PBpolish2nd_filt_p, whole genome shotgun sequence.
AACCTCTGGGCATAGGATGCTTTTGCATTTTTGTCACCATCGGTTGGCCATCCAACCTCTCCAACAATGACTGGCAGATCACCTAATCCAACTGCCTTTAGAGCCGAGACCAAAGTATCAAAGTTGGCATCAAACACATTGGCGTATTGAATCCCATTATCAACAACAGGTTGGCTcgttccatcaaagaaagcaaagtCCAACGGGAAGTTGTCATTGTCATACAGACTTAGGAAAGGGTATATGTTAACAGTGAAGGAGCACCAGCCTGGTTCAAGAACTGGACAATCTGAGTCATGAGATCATTGATATCCGATCGGAACCTTCCTGCTGATGGGACTGGGTTGTTTGTAGGGGAATTATAAACATCAGCATTGAGAGGAACAGTGGCCTTTATGCCGCCAGCCCCTGCCTCATTGAGGGCATTTTGGATGTTCTGCAATGCAGGAAAAGTCACATTCAAGAATGAACCATTGTAAGATGACAGGAAGGGTTCATTTCCAACTGCTACATATCTGCAACAATCATAAAGGAGAAGAAATCATTAATCTGTGctcaaatttcataaagaatctGTATTTATGGCAACACTAAATACATCAAATTACTGAAAAATGTAACTGTGGCCAATGAAGCAAAGGAGTAGATAACTGgattttttctttcaagtttTCATCTACAAACTGATATAACAGCTAAATCTGAAGAGATCAGGTATGATGTCCAAATTCAAGAGTCAGACATGCGAATAGATACATGACAAAGAGAAACATTAACTTCTTGGTGGTATAATGTTTACAGGTTAATAAATCAGAGAAGATATATTAGTACCCATCACTACTGAGTACTATTTGGATTTGTTATGCTCTTCAGCTTTAATAAGATCTTCTTTCTAGTGAGAGAAAAACATGCACATTAAGTCCTCAGAACTGCCAGAAATAGATGAAACTGCCACTAGAACCCTGCTGCTTGAATCAGGGAATTGTATTATTGAAGAAAGAGGTAGGTGGTAATGTAAAAGGTCTTGAAGCCAAAACAAAGTCAACCCAAAGTTTCCTACAAAAGCATCTGAATGATCATACCAACTCATGTAGAAGGAAGAGATGTCTCTCTTTGAAACAATGTCACACATAAATGTAATAATGCTTCCATGACACCCTCTCCATTTTGGCCCAAGAGATTTCTTGAGCCACTATGcataaataaagaaaaggaaatatgTCCCAACCTCTTCTTAAAATCCTCATATGAAAATGACCCCATCACATGAATGTAACTTTTCTGCCCAAGCAGTTCAGAAATATCTAATGAATGCCAAGTTTGTGCTCCAAAATCAACTGATCAAAGTGGAGGGACCTGAAATACTGAATTGAAAATGATCCAATCAAGGAGAAGGATGAATTCCCTTCAACCTGCTCAACTCGAATCTTTCATATAAAATAATAAgcaataaaaatattagaaagtgGGGCTCCAAACCTTTtactttcattattttttcataATCCATAAATTATGGTACATATCATGGATGGAGAGCAAAGTTTATGCTCTTTGTTTTTACTCCTTTTGTTGAGATTCTAGCGGGTGGAAAGTAGAGTCCATGCTCTTTGCTTTCCCTCCCTCTATTCACGTTCGCCAAAACCATGGCATAAACCCTCTACTTATATTAGTGAGATCCTCTTTATTTAAGTCAGATTCTTCAAgttaaaaaagaagaattatAAATTATCTACTATTCTATAGAGGTCCATTCTTTTTATTTGAATTGGATCCCTCTCCTAGTTATAAGAGGATGAAACTTGCCTCTTTTATGCTCATGAAGTCTTTAGCCTAAATAGGGTCAGATTCCTCTGCTACTTAAAAGAGAAgacaaattataaaaataataaaaatatttaaaaaacttTCAAATTTGGGAGAAGCTAGACCTTGACTTCTGTATCAACTTTATCTTCAATCACATCGCCAAATTCTTCTCAAATTAGAAGTTACGGCTTCTCGAAATTTCTGTACTTATTGAGTTCTAGATGTAGCAAATTTTGCTTTTAAAGCTTGAGTGGCCAAATCGGTCCATGGCAAGTCAAATGATCCTGTTGGATCAAAAATGGAAAAGTTTCATGCTATTGGGCCAAAAGGAGGTTATTGATCAGCTTAGGGCAGAAAGGACTTTATAAGGATCCAAACCAAGCTTAGATGCTGATTCCCATAGGGCTAGAACGGCATGCTGCCTCAAAACATCAtgagagccaaaggaaaaatgtTTTCCTCGGTACTATTGGATGTCAGAATGGAGTGCTTTCTCATCAAACAATTTTCTAggcttttctttataattgccTACTAGATGATGTAAGGAATCAGGTTCTATGGCACATTCATGCAAATTAGGAAAGCAAGCATACCGGAAAATTAAGAGCTTTTGCATTGATCATATGCTGTAATATTCTTCGTAAAAAGATATGCGGCTGCTGTCTCATCCCCAAATAGTTAAAACTGCATACATGAAGTGTGATGGCAAAATAGAAAATTGCATTGAAAAAACACCTCCTCAATCCCCGAATGAACATCTCAGCCCTGGATTTTAACATTTGGGGGATATGCCTAGGGCTGTGTTGCTTTATTCATCTTCTTCAAAACCATGACCATGCAATTAAAAGCATAATGCCAGGCCCCAGTCTCCCCAAACAAGAGCTGTCAAGTTCGCACGATCAGCATTTCTTGTAAGCAACATATGCAGGGTGAGAAGAGAACAATCCTAAATATCTTAGCACCTGACATGTAAGTTCTCGTAAATAATATAGACATAGATATCATAAAAGACTTTTAAGAGAACGAAAAGTCACCATTCCTCCATCTTTATAAGGTTTCTTATAATGCAATCCTTCTATTAGCTCCCAATTAAAGCATTCAGAACACAAGACCTACTTCCTAACCAAGGAGAGAATAGCAATACTCACCTTATATTTATATAGAAATAGTTGAGTAGAGGAATGGATATGTACTTTGCTCATCTTGCACCCTGTCTCTTCCATTTAGAAGGGGAAAAGATCCTGCATCCACCAAAGTTTGATGCATGGCTCTCTTGCCCATACCTTTACATGTACTTTAGTAAAGAACGACTAAGCtctattttcttataaaaccaatTATGAAGCAGCCCTTACTGATGGATTTACAGATAGACAAGGTAAAATTCGTATCTCCATCTAAACCTTCTTATACTCCACAAGCATTCCAATATCTATCAATCTTGAAAAGACATTAACAAGCAGGAaagttagattagatctaatagaaattgaAGTATTGCCATTGACAAAATTTCTTCCCAGAACCATGCTTATTGTCCATCCTTCCAATAAACAAGACCCAAAAGTACAGAGAAGGGGAAGAAGCTCCAAAGAAGAATCAGATTGAGTATATGAAACTACATCTAGGCCAATTAAAGTCAAATATGGAAACTTATGACCACAACATTCTTCCCATGAGCTGACTGAATGATTGACCATTCATAGCACACCTCGATGTTGATAATTTTAGTCTCACAAAAGCAATTTATATTGCACCTCATCGTATTACAACCGTGTTTAAGCTGCACACTTTGATTAAAAAAAGGTGGAACATGAAAAACTCTCAGATGCCTCTTAACAGAATGCAAAGTTAAGCAATTTAATACTATCACAAATCTGATTTCAGATGCAGTAATTTCAATAGCACTACTTCGTAAAGATGCATTCCTTTACTCTAAGAACAGAGACAagggaatttcaaaaattctcagCCTGATAATTTAAAGGAACAGCTCATGCTCATGATTCCTTTAGTTCAGCACAAGAAGGGTTCTTGTACCAAGTGTGATCAACGAGCACAAGAGCAACCACAAAGATTTGTCCAGAAAGAAACAACCAGCTACTCTTCAAATCAATAAGATCAGTGTAGAATCCATTAACTAAAACTACATAGCCTACAGTATCAACAAGTAAACTGTATAACCTGCAAAGTCCAAACTGCCCAATAGGCAGCTAAATCTTCTACAATCATAAACTCCAAAGAATAATTATGCTTGTGCCATTGGTCTttcaccagaaaaaaaaaagaaaaaaagaacttaACCCAGCACCAAGATTCTTCTTgaactgaaaaattaaacagagaaaattaataaaaaaacaacCCCATGGTTTAGGTCCATTCCACGTCCCAAAAGTCTAATGATGCATGCACAGATAAAGAAAGAACAATCCTAAAACTCTGGTATCATAGATGCTGCCAAGAGAACTCCAGTAAAACAATCAGAATTTTAAACTAATGATCATGCAGGAGAAATTAAGGTGAAAGAAACAAATGAAAGGACTCACTTAATGTTCACTCCTCCATCGAAATTGTACCGAGTGACATTCCTGTTGACCCACTTCTTCGCCGTGGCGTAATCATTCATCGCACCGAGTTGATTGTTGGGGATGGCGACCATGACCTCTATCCCGCTCCCGGCCAGCGCGCTCATCGTGGCGGCGTCAGCATCGAACAGCTTAACCTTCTTGATCCCGTTGTCCTTGAGGAGCTGAACCACGATCTCCGGCGGCAGCGGGTGCGTGGCCATCGTCCCCCAGTTCACCCCAAGGCCTTCCACCATGGAACAAAAGAAGCCAATGAAGAGAAGCCATACTACCACCCGGCAACCTGCCATGGTTTTCCGGCTAATTCTACCGGAAAACCACCTTCCTTCCTGACTATAGCACACCACCTCCGGACAACAGGattgaagaacaagaaaactCAAAGAAATTATAGGAGAGAGAGAACAAGTAGCAGCAGGGTAAGATTTGAGTACATGAtatgatataaaaatatatagaaacAGGAGGCGAATTGattgattaattaattaattaatattattttgaatACAACAGGGTTGctggaattggaggaaatttgAATCGACTGGATGGAACGAAAAAGGATTCCTTTTTGTCTCCTCGACGGAATAAGACTAAGAGACAATGACAGGAAATGTGGAGGCCAACGCGGATAAGGAACAGAGCAAGCACCGCCCAAAAATAAATTCGGTTcccttttatatatttttgggAAAGAAAGAAACCACCTTTTGCTGGAAAAAATCGCAGGATCTCCGATGGTCGGTATTTTAGAAGAAGAGCTGGTGAACACCACAAAAGTCCCTGCAAAAATCTGGTCGTTTTGAAGCGAGTgattttttctcaattttttctcaaaaactcaattttttttctcttttaaatAAAGATTTGGAAACAACGGAGCTAGAGACTAAAGTCGGAAAGAGACAGAAATCTATACAGAATGATTTCTTGAGGAAGACGAATGCGGATAGAAACACCTTGCAACCCAATCCCAGTTCAAAAAatcgtttttttttccttctttctttttgctcGGTGAAATTGATAGCAACAGCCCCTACCTATCACTGTAACAGCAagtgagggaaaaaaaaaaaagaaacgaaaactatcgagaaggagagatagagagagagcgagacCAAATGCAAAGcaaagaatatattttttttgccgAGTTTGTTTTTTCTCTGAAAGAACAAGGCGAATCAAAGCAAAGAACAAGCTCTTGGACAGGAAGGGGGCCTCCGAGAACGAGAGAATTCCTCGAGAcctaaaggagaagaaaaagtagAGCTTTTCGAATGCCGTCACCCTTTTCCCCTTCCCCGTAATGGATTCGGGATGATAACAACAACACACCGAGACAGAGATAGAAAGTTATACAACTCTTCTGAAAAAGGCAGGGTACTTACTTTGCAAGAGATTCTCTGGAAAGCCAAGCGGGAGGAAAAACTTAAGAATTGTGGAGGGCAGTTTGGTCATTCGGGGGGAGCGTCCGCCTCTCGATAGTGGGGCGCTGACGTGGCACACGGTGCCGAGATCTAGCAGCGCACGTTGGGAGGGCCGGTGCCGGACTCGGACCCCCCGGTCCCCACCACTCAGGGTCATTTTCGGAATTTAAGTAAAACTTTGGAGGGGTATGTTCGTTATTAGGAGGGATATTTATGTCGTTTTTGTGGGGCCTTTGAAACGGAAGTCGTCCGCATCTGAGCGGGTCGGCGACCGACAGACTTGTCCGTTTCGTTTGTGGTTTCGAAAAATTCCGCCGTGGATTTCAATCCTTCTCCTCGAAAAATTCCGCCGTAGTTttagccaaaaaagaaaaattccgcCGTTGGACGTTACAAAAAGAAAGGGACAGGTCTGGCTACttctttgaccaaaatacccctttctatttttttttgaaaaaaattattaggAGATGGAGATTGAAGTAAGGTGTGGGAATGGGATCCATCCTTTAGATTTGAAGAATTTGCATCAAGCCTGTATGATTAGATTTAGGGGTCCATCCATCAGATTCGGTGGGCCCATGCCGCACGCTCTATTAGGTGTTTGACGAGTCAAACAAATTTAAATTACTAACTATTACTTTCTTAATCAAATGTACTTGCATTTCATTAATGCCTTCTTACTCATTCAATGTTTCAACTAGAATCATCCTTCTGTATCAACATCCAGCAAAAGTGGAGTCTATTTCAAAATTTGTGTTTCAACTTCATATAACCTTGGTCCTATTCTATTAGACGTGGTCAGAAGGCACGTTGAAGTTTCCTGCATAGACAGAATTGTTAATTTTTATTGTGTTTACAGGGTAAAGAATAATGCTATTTTTTCATACAACTTGTTTTCATAGGACTTACCTTTTGTCTAGAATATAAGTTTCATACCACATGATATGCGAAGGTTGGTGTGATTCTCGGTAAAACTGTGGTGGGAAACATTAATCTCTTATGAGTTATGGCAAAGGAATAcggtttttattttatttcattttttcccGCAGGACTGCAccctccattttttttctttccaaataTAAACTTACTCTCTCAAAAGTCATAGAGATATAACACTCCGACCATCTCTCACGTGGCAAACACGTGCACGTGCAACGCGAGATGCCAGAAGATAGCATCAACATCAAGCTCACCTTCCCAAGGTcgtcgcccccccccccccccccccaaccagaAAAAGGAAATTTTATTCCCTTCGGTGGATGGGGATGTCGACTCGACGCCCACCCCTCAACCACTCCCTCTCTCATTCATACATGGAAAATCATATGAGAAACTCGTTCTGTATAACGAATAACACCACGAGGCACCATACCATAatctttttctcctcattcaCCAGCTTCTCATGCCAATCCAATCTGGGATAAATCAGTGCAACACATTAGGTTTTGCCGTGGTTCTGAAAGGATTGGTCAAATCCTGTTCACTAAAATGCCCAGTGACTTGTTCTGGAAGTGTTGAAGACAACACCAGGTAGGTGCCCCGCATGAATTAGATGAAATTCGTGGATCGATGGGATCAGTCAAACAAGTTGGCCAACAGTATCCATACTGAAATCTTTATACATTTATGACTTCATATTGGTGGGCCAACATCACGATCTGCTGCCCCGAGCAATCTGAAGGGTTTTTGAGGTTGTTGGTCAGACGGTTTCCTTGTAATAGTGGAGTGAATCTTTAGTGGGACTCCCACAAATAACCATTCAACCATACTGGTGAAtggtgatttttctttttcttttttttttccaagacTTATGATATATAGGACTCCAAGGATCACAAGGGCTTGTGCAAGTAGCGTATGACCATTGTGAGGCAGAGCATATTCATAGCTGATGCATAGAATGAAGAACGATATAACAAAGTGAGAGatggcaattagaaaattatcattaattttctaattaatGATAAATGAATGTTGCATCATTCTTGAAGTTCTAACTAAGGcatgaaatctattttttgatTAGCTTGTCCCTTTACTCTAAAATTATATCTAGAACtcttggcaaaaaaaaaaaaaatcaaggtcCATCCTTTCTGAGCTCATCAACAAGGAAGAAATGATGTCTGATCTACTTCAGCATATTAGCGACATCAGATTGATGACTCAAAGAGACACTGCTCCACAGTTTAAAAATTGATCTGAAACCCTGAAGCAAAACCAAAACTATCTAGTTTTGTAAAACCTGATGATCAAGTTACTTCACTCCAAGTCTGATTTTCAGCTGAAATTTGAAACTAAAACCAAAACTAAGTTTTGGTCAGAATAGATCCAAAACAAATTTATATGGGCAATTCTGCTAACTTTTTGTCATTTATTCAGTGCCTGAAATTAAAGAACACATTTTTTCCAACATTAACCTTGAAATGTGAAAGTTCTGCAGATATCTTGAAGCAGTATGGCATTTTTTTCAGAATAAGCTATAGAAGTAAATTTTCTGAGGTAGGCTTGCCTATTCCAGAACTTAATACTGACAGAATTTAGATCATTATGTGTTAAATTATTATCAAGGAGTAAAatgatatattacattatagaaTCATGTGAAACATAAATATTACTAACTTTTAATAGGAAGTAAAATTTCACACATACATGCATGTATCTCATGCATGAAAATAATTCTTTCAGCTCAAAACCACCAAAATGATACAATACACTCTAGCACAATTTTTACTTTGTTTTGCTAACTTACATTTTCTTATTCTAATATTTTCTActcttttaatatttaaattttaattcttttGGGCCAAAACTGCCAATATTGCTGAGCTTGAAACTCATTTGATCCATCAAGAACTGAAACCAAAACTGAGCTTTCAGACCTTGTTCTACACACGAATGCAAATCCACCTGAGATGGTTTTGATGACACCGCAAAGTAGACAAAAGCAAATTATGCAATTGCATAATCTGGAATTATCATTCTCTTTGCATCATAAGATCCCAAGAGTTGTGAGCATCCTTGATTTATGAGAATCCTGATCCTAATACTCAATTCCTGGAAAGTTTTAGTCTTTTGACTTTTCAAGGCACAAAATGCAGCAGTACTGTATCCTTTTAAAACCGTTGAGGGAAATCCTATCCAATGCTTGGTAGCAGGAACCATTTATATCAGGTGCCGCACCCAACCATTGAAATCTTTCTAAAATATCATTCCCTCACTTGTTCCTTAAGCACTTTGCATTctattagttttatttttttgagagaccTGTTTCCTTGTGCTTAAACCTGAATCTCCTCCCACTTCAGATGACTATATGATCCTATGTGCTAAGATTCGCCATCTCAGTACCAAACCCCGCACCGGTGCCATACTAGCATTATGTCGGTACACTACAATATGCAACCTGTGTGGCGTACCGGGTGTCAGTCTCGGTACGCCTCCCATACTATGTACCTCAGTATGCCTCCCATATTATATACCGATACTAAACTAGTATGGTATAGTACGCCTAGTACTGTCCAGTTCAGGCCAGTACGACCAACCATACTATGAGCTACATCAAGCAAGATGTGATCACACCCCATTGGTTTGGTAATCAGGTCTATGCTTGCCCACTATATGCAGATAATAATTTCCTTGCACCTAAAAGTAGTATGCCGAGTAGTTATAATTATGAAAACACGGTTGGTGATACTGCTTGATGACTGGTCAGTTTCAGGACAATGTATGCCCATAATGTCCGCTCAACATTTTTATAAACACCTGTAGatccttggaatcaaaagaaggatagCAGGACTAAAAAACACATGGTTTGAAGCTCAGTGTAAAACTCCAAAACTAAAATCAAAACATtccattttcatccaaaaacAGTATCAAACTTGATCAAATTTTATAGTTTTCAACTGAACGGAACTTCTCAAGCcaaatttatcataaatataatctatGCTAGTTTTTGCCATTTCTCTATTTCCTTGAAATATCAGTAAAAAAACTACTCCCCATTACTCTCAGATTTTGCATTTTTTGAGAAGATTAAAAGCATTACAACAATAGTCATTACAGGGACTAACAGAAAAACTAATGATTTGACATATGACTAACAAAATGTTAGATTTCATGAAACAGTGAAATGATATAATGAATCTTTAAACATGATTTTTAACATTTTGAAACAATGGAAATATCATATCCAAAGGTCCCAAACAATATATCTAATTCGTATAAATGATCCCAATTCAGCCTCATAATTTTtgataattttaattatttttctaatgcCAGTTATCATCCTTATGTTTTTTTGACCATTTCAGCTGAGACAATCAAGACTATGTCACAGACCACTGAAATTGCTGAAAGTCTTGATACAGAAACCCTTCTAGTCAATTTTAAACCATGCCTGGGAACCATGAAACAAGGTTATCATTAAACCAAGGATCAGGACTAAACCATTCTGATAGCCAGGTCACAGGTGATTGGATGATGGTTGACTCAATGAGCTCATTTCTTTATGTGCTAACTGTTCATATTCAATGATTCAAAGTTTCCAATTTATGGACTGCCCCCCAAGTACCCCTTGCTGACCACTTAAACCCAAATAAAGAGGAAGACAAGGAGGAGCTTCCATCCTTCTCCCTTCAATCTGGCTAAGGTTGGTCACCTCACTTCGACCACCAACATTGATTTTTCCTAACGAGCCGCCAAAAGTGGGCCCTTTCCTCAACAACTGAGAAATCCAACCATTGGCAGATATTGACAACAAAGATGAAAAATCTCCCCAAAATGTAGCTCGCTAAAGATCAAACAACCACCAATCCTTGGGTTCAGCCTCTTCCGGGCAGCTTCAGCAATGGTTTAAAGTAAGGGAATGAGAGACAAGGAGATAGTTACAGCAGTTGGTCAGTGTGGATCTCTTCTGAATGTTTTGTTTGGGTACTTTGTGGCTGATAATTGGGGGAATGATGTGATCAATGAGTTTTTGTTGTAATTCTTCAGGGTGTGGGTGCTGCAAAGAATGGGTGAAGTCAAAGAGCCCCAACACAAGTGGTTCAAACAACTAAACTGCCTAAATCAGTGGTTTGAACTCGTGTAACCTATTCACATACAACAATGAGAATCCATGTTCGTTACTTGTCCAAATTGAAAATGTATTAAACACTTGGATAGTTATTGCATTCCTTGGTTGCAGCTCCCAAAAGTCGAAGGAGAGCTAGGTTCTTCCAACAATAAGTTTGAACAAAAGCAAGCTTTTTTGTTGTGGATGTTGATCAAGGATGTATATGTTAAAAAGATCATGAAATgttttttcttgattgtttAAGCCAACTGGGAATTTTGCATAAAACATATCCAAGAGACCTTCACAAGTAATATCTTCTGAAGTTTTCTTTTGTGCTATATTGAAATATATAATTtacttcaaaatattttttccttaCATGTCCacatatcttcttttttttacctCTAGCTGTGTATGCCAGTCGGATACATTTCTAAACCTTATTCTTGTGATTGTATGCCCATGCAAAATTTGTTCGAACAGGTTTATTGGAATTCCAGGTGATAACCTCACTAAACCCATAGTAGTAGTTACATAACAGGTCAATCCATGCAAGTCAACCATATTTCAAGAAAATGTTTCAAATGATGATTACAATCATTAATTGACTTTTTACATCACTACAAACTTGCCATGCACCCTAGTTCATCTTCTGAGATCTAGGTACTTTAAGTGATGATTTGCATCAACTAATCACATGTAAATCATCTCTATTTCTTTTGTGCTATATTGAAATATATAATTTACTTAAAAGTATTTTTTCCTTGCATGTCctcatatcttttttttttttttttacctcttGCTGAGTATGCCAGTTGGATACATTTCTAAACCTGGTTCTTGTGATTGTATGCCCATGCAACATTTGTTGGAACAGGTTTATTGGAATTCCAGGTTATGACCTCACCAAACCCACAGTAGTAGTTACGTAACAGGTCAAGCCATGCAAGTCAACCAGATTTCACGAAAATGTTTCAAATGATGAGTACAATCATTAAAAACTCGTACTGTTATCAGATTTCAAAAACTTGGCTTTTTAACATCACTACATACTTGGCATGCACCCTAGTTAGATTTAGGTACTttaagtgatgatttacatCAACAAATCACATGCAGCTCATCTCTATTTCTGCACCCAAATATCATGATATAGATATAAAAGCGAGCACCTTGGCGCAATGGTAAGGTTCCTCCATTGTGACCTAAGTGTCATGCACTCGAAACAAGAAAATAGCCTCTCCACTTATAGAGGAAAGGTTGCATACATCTGATGGTCCCCACACCCTGCAGTAGCGGGAGCCTGTGCAGTGGGATGCCCTTTTTTAATTCACAGGCCATGGCCCTTGATATATATGCAATACCCTGTGGAGGGAGTACTAatgttcctctctctctcccccccaaaAAGTGTTTTCTATTAGTTGTTACAGAAGCTCCAAAATGTTCCCAGGTGCTTAGCTTTAGatctatatattttatattcgtaaaaaattattttccgtTAAATGTTTCTGAGCTTCAATTGCATATTTCAATTTTAgggctcaatttttttttcttgagttgattaaatatattatattttcttatgatgTCCAAACTCAATTTCGTGGTACCTTTTTCTCACAAGAGGAATCTTActattttttagaaaatctTCTATCGTCTTTTGTTAGGAAAACATGTTAGTATGGTTtgaaatttaattatttaaggGCTATAAGCATGGCATAAATAGTATAAAATGAGCCTTGCAAAGTCGCACTTCTCCTTCTTACTGGTATATCCTTTTTcgttaaaacaaaagaaaaaatggtGTGGTTTAAGTCTCAATTTACATTATGGGTTCATCCCTTTGGTAATGGATTCAAACCAATTTTCTGATTTTCAGCTGATAACAAgaaaatatatgtttttttgATATGAAACAAGAATCAGATCATGATAGCTGTAGGTTTGATCCTTCAAGGTCAGATTTATACTGGTAAGTATCAGAGCTAGGCATTCACTATTGATGCTTTTATGAGAATCAACATGCAGGGTCTGTAAAAGGCAATAGCATGTTCCACGTGCTATCCTATATTTTCTCTTCTACATTTCACAAATTGACAAGCATCACATTATAAAACAATACATAGCACATCCTATTGAGGCTAGACCAGTAAAGCATATCCTCAACATGGCAACAATCTTGTCGCATCCAATGAACCTGCTAGGCCTACAACATATAGCCCTCATACTCTGAGATCACTAAGAGATAAATTAATAATGCacaaaaagctaaaaaaaaacCATC
It includes:
- the LOC103723045 gene encoding LOW QUALITY PROTEIN: glucan endo-1,3-beta-glucosidase 8 (The sequence of the model RefSeq protein was modified relative to this genomic sequence to represent the inferred CDS: inserted 1 base in 1 codon), which encodes MAGCRVVVWLLFIGFFCSMVEGLGVNWGTMATHPLPPEIVVQLLKDNGIKKVKLFDADAATMSALAGSGIEVMVAIPNNQLGAMNDYATAKKWVNRNVTRYNFDGGVNIKYVAVGNEPFLSSYNGSFLNVTFPALQNIQNALNEAGAGGIKATVPLNADVYNSPTNNPVPSAGRFRSDINDLMTQIVQFLNQAGAPXTVNIYPFLSLYDNDNFPLDFAFFDGTSQPVVDNGIQYANVFDANFDTLVSALKAVGLGDLPVIVGEVGWPTDGDKNAKASYAQRFYNGLLKRLAANSGTPLRPNQYLEVYLFSLIDEDAKSIAPGNFERHWGILKYDGQPKFPMDLSGQGQNKMLVAAKNVEYLPQTWCVFNPNAKDLSKLGDNINYACTFSDCTPLGYESTCNQLDANGNASYAFNMYFQVQNQKDMSCFFQGLAMQTTQNPSTAECNFTIQIKTSASALSLPPLLLVFVSLLLAFFML